Proteins found in one Quadrisphaera sp. RL12-1S genomic segment:
- a CDS encoding chemotaxis protein CheW encodes MLTFELAGALYGLEVEQVQEVLRAQKVTRVPLHSAAIAGLINLRGEVVTAIDLRARLSMPARPEGQDAVNIVVRLHGESISLLVDSIADVVELDDRSFEPVPDTLDGEVRDLIRGAYKTEGRLLLALDVNRAVTG; translated from the coding sequence ATGCTGACGTTCGAGCTGGCAGGGGCCCTGTACGGCCTCGAGGTGGAACAGGTGCAGGAGGTGCTGCGGGCCCAGAAGGTCACGCGGGTGCCGCTGCACAGCGCCGCCATCGCCGGCCTCATCAACCTGCGCGGCGAGGTGGTCACCGCCATCGACCTGCGGGCGCGGCTGTCGATGCCGGCGCGCCCGGAGGGCCAGGACGCGGTGAACATCGTGGTCCGCCTGCACGGGGAGTCCATCAGCCTGCTGGTCGACTCCATCGCCGACGTCGTCGAGCTGGACGACCGCAGCTTCGAGCCGGTCCCCGACACCCTGGACGGCGAGGTCCGCGACCTCATCCGCGGGGCGTACAAGACCGAGGGACGGCTGCTGCTGGCCCTCGACGTCAACCGCGCCGTCACGGGCTGA
- a CDS encoding chemotaxis protein CheA produces the protein MDGMDEIIGEFLVESYENLDQLDRDLVALEQAPGSRELLASVFRTIHTIKGTSGFLALSKLESVAHVGENLLAKLRDGVMVMEPATADALLAMVDTIRGLLGSLEDSGSEGDLDVEPTVAQIKAVLDGTAAPAAPAAAAPAAAPAVEKAPAKRGRAAAAPVAEPAPVAEAAPVAEAAPVAEEPVQDGVDAHADAHADAHADEPADQHADDEAEPVAEVVEVPMTAAATPAKAPAAAAAPAKAAANDGEHRRSAADSSIRVDVDVLDDLMRLTGELVLARNQILRQVAALTDDLELTRAAQRLNLIAGELQEGVMKTRMQPIDALWAKLPRVVRDLGAQCGRQVRLDMVGRETELDRTLLEAVKDPLTHLVRNAVDHGIEAPADRVAAGKPREGVLRLAARHESGQVVVEVSDDGKGIDPAVIGASAVRKGVITQDVLDRMAPADVLQLIFAPGFSTAAAVTNVSGRGVGMDVVKTNVEAIGGTIEVESVPGRGTTCRLRIPLTLAIMPALTVVSGTEQYAIPRVNLQELVALDVESDPGLLEEVGGAPVYRLRGELLPLVNLADVLGVTPSVRADGAGERITIAVLASEGRRFGLVVDRVLNTEEIVVKALGNQLKAVGLFSGATILGDGAVALILDVQSLARRALRGVAAERLESLRDDRTEAAAGTGERLLVAGIGGGRQVAIPLDMVTRLERIAASSVETVGSREVVQYRGEILPIVRLDRYLGAYAESDRTDLEVVVYADPRQGGRSVAIVVESILDVVDGSSASVLSDIDDHGLLGSAVIADRVTEMLDVRAAILTADPAFFSRILDDAVGVEGLTESVEV, from the coding sequence GTGGACGGCATGGATGAGATCATCGGCGAGTTCCTCGTCGAGAGCTACGAGAACCTCGACCAGCTCGACAGGGACCTGGTGGCGCTCGAGCAGGCGCCCGGATCGCGCGAGCTGCTGGCGAGCGTGTTCCGCACCATCCACACCATCAAGGGCACCAGCGGGTTCCTCGCGCTGAGCAAGCTCGAGAGCGTCGCGCACGTGGGCGAGAACCTCCTCGCCAAGCTGCGCGACGGCGTGATGGTCATGGAGCCGGCCACGGCCGACGCGCTGCTGGCCATGGTCGACACCATCCGCGGGCTGCTCGGCAGCCTCGAGGACAGCGGGTCCGAGGGCGACCTCGACGTCGAGCCGACGGTGGCGCAGATCAAGGCCGTGCTCGACGGCACCGCCGCTCCGGCGGCTCCGGCCGCCGCGGCCCCCGCGGCCGCTCCCGCCGTGGAGAAGGCCCCGGCCAAGCGCGGCCGCGCCGCTGCCGCCCCGGTCGCCGAGCCCGCTCCTGTCGCTGAGGCTGCTCCGGTGGCCGAGGCCGCTCCTGTCGCTGAGGAGCCGGTCCAGGACGGTGTCGACGCGCACGCCGACGCGCACGCCGACGCGCACGCCGACGAGCCGGCCGACCAGCACGCCGACGACGAGGCCGAGCCGGTCGCCGAGGTCGTAGAGGTCCCTATGACCGCCGCCGCGACCCCGGCCAAGGCTCCCGCGGCCGCCGCCGCACCGGCCAAGGCCGCCGCGAACGACGGCGAGCACCGCCGCAGCGCGGCGGACTCCTCGATCCGCGTGGACGTCGACGTGCTCGACGACCTCATGCGCCTCACCGGTGAGCTGGTGCTGGCCCGCAACCAGATCCTGCGCCAGGTGGCCGCCCTCACGGACGACCTGGAGCTCACCCGCGCCGCCCAGCGCCTCAACCTCATCGCCGGTGAGCTGCAGGAGGGCGTCATGAAGACGCGCATGCAGCCCATCGACGCGCTGTGGGCCAAGCTGCCCCGCGTCGTGCGCGACCTGGGCGCCCAGTGCGGCCGCCAGGTCCGCCTCGACATGGTGGGCCGCGAGACCGAGCTCGACCGCACGCTCCTGGAGGCCGTCAAGGACCCGCTGACGCACCTGGTGCGCAACGCGGTGGACCACGGCATCGAGGCGCCGGCCGACCGCGTCGCCGCCGGCAAGCCCCGCGAGGGCGTGCTGCGGCTCGCGGCCCGCCACGAGAGCGGCCAGGTGGTCGTGGAGGTCTCCGACGACGGCAAGGGCATCGACCCCGCCGTCATCGGCGCCTCGGCCGTCCGCAAGGGCGTCATCACCCAGGACGTGCTGGACCGCATGGCCCCGGCCGACGTCCTCCAGCTGATCTTCGCGCCCGGCTTCTCCACGGCCGCCGCCGTCACCAACGTCTCCGGGCGCGGTGTGGGCATGGACGTGGTCAAGACCAACGTCGAGGCCATCGGCGGGACCATCGAGGTCGAGTCCGTCCCGGGCCGCGGCACCACCTGCCGCCTGCGGATCCCGCTGACGCTGGCGATCATGCCGGCGCTGACCGTGGTCTCCGGCACCGAGCAGTACGCCATCCCGCGCGTCAACCTCCAGGAGCTCGTGGCGCTGGACGTCGAGTCCGACCCGGGCCTGCTGGAGGAGGTCGGCGGCGCTCCCGTCTACCGCCTGCGCGGGGAGCTGCTCCCGCTGGTCAACCTCGCCGACGTCCTCGGCGTCACGCCGAGCGTGCGCGCCGACGGCGCGGGCGAGCGGATCACCATCGCCGTCCTCGCCTCCGAGGGGCGCCGCTTCGGCCTCGTGGTCGACCGGGTGCTCAACACCGAGGAGATCGTGGTCAAGGCGCTGGGCAACCAGCTCAAGGCCGTGGGCCTGTTCTCCGGCGCCACGATCCTGGGCGACGGCGCCGTCGCGCTCATCCTCGACGTGCAGTCCCTCGCGCGCCGCGCCCTGCGCGGCGTGGCGGCCGAGCGCCTCGAGAGCCTGCGCGACGACCGCACCGAGGCCGCTGCCGGCACCGGCGAGCGCCTGCTCGTCGCCGGCATCGGCGGTGGCCGCCAGGTGGCGATCCCGCTCGACATGGTCACCCGCCTGGAGCGCATCGCCGCCAGCAGCGTGGAGACCGTCGGGTCGCGCGAGGTGGTCCAGTACCGCGGGGAGATCCTCCCGATCGTGCGCCTGGACCGCTACCTCGGCGCCTACGCCGAGTCCGACCGCACCGACCTCGAGGTGGTCGTGTACGCCGACCCGCGCCAGGGCGGCCGCAGCGTCGCCATCGTGGTCGAGTCGATCCTGGACGTGGTGGACGGCTCCAGCGCCTCGGTGCTGTCCGACATCGACGACCACGGCCTGCTGGGCTCGGCCGTCATCGCGGACCGCGTCACGGAGATGCTCGACGTCCGCGCCGCGATCCTCACCGCCGACCCGGCGTTCTTCTCCCGCATCCTCGACGACGCCGTGGGCGTCGAGGGCCTGACCGAGTCCGTGGAGGTCTGA